A section of the Mycoplasmopsis synoviae ATCC 25204 genome encodes:
- a CDS encoding nucleotidyltransferase — MLINKNLKIGIVVEYNPFHNGHIYQLNWIKNNYPNSKIIIVMSHKYSQRGEIICMPFWKRKLWAKKYGVSKVLKLSTRKTIQAAHIFAQNAIQKLNKEKIDILVFGSESTNDSLMLKIATFIKENKELYNQTLKKNLKGGNSFPKANFLTLKELTNEDFSLPNDILGFEYIKQIVENNYKIQPIAIKRSVGFHSEEPSDEFASASLIRKMLKDGRDVSKYTPVDLKQIPTKLLIENTFLKFKKYILKTPASKLKKYLLVDEGIENLFKKNILLFDNYHDFINACVSRRYTRSKIMRTYLCILLKIKK; from the coding sequence ATGTTAATTAATAAAAATTTAAAAATTGGAATAGTTGTTGAATATAATCCCTTTCATAATGGGCATATTTATCAATTAAATTGAATTAAAAATAACTATCCAAATTCCAAAATAATAATTGTAATGAGCCATAAATATTCGCAAAGAGGCGAAATTATTTGCATGCCTTTTTGAAAACGAAAACTATGAGCTAAAAAATATGGCGTAAGCAAAGTTTTAAAGCTTTCGACTAGAAAAACAATTCAAGCGGCGCATATTTTTGCACAAAACGCCATTCAAAAACTAAACAAAGAAAAAATTGATATTTTAGTTTTTGGATCAGAATCTACAAACGATTCTTTAATGCTAAAAATAGCTACCTTTATCAAAGAAAATAAAGAACTATACAACCAAACTTTAAAGAAAAATTTAAAAGGTGGAAACTCTTTTCCGAAAGCTAATTTTTTAACGCTTAAAGAATTAACCAATGAAGATTTTTCGCTGCCTAATGATATATTAGGATTTGAATATATCAAGCAAATTGTTGAAAATAATTACAAAATACAGCCAATAGCAATTAAGCGTAGCGTAGGATTTCATTCAGAAGAGCCTAGCGATGAATTTGCCTCAGCTTCGCTAATTAGAAAAATGCTTAAAGATGGCAGAGACGTTTCTAAATATACACCAGTTGATTTAAAGCAAATTCCAACAAAATTATTAATAGAAAATACTTTTTTAAAATTTAAAAAATATATTTTAAAAACGCCAGCATCTAAGCTTAAAAAATATTTACTAGTAGATGAAGGAATTGAAAACTTATTTAAAAAAAATATTTTGCTTTTTGATAATTACCATGACTTTATCAATGCTTGCGTTTCTAGAAGATATACTAGATCTAAAATTATGCGAACATATCTTTGCATATTACTTAAAATTAAAAAATAA
- the rpmF gene encoding 50S ribosomal protein L32 yields MAIVPKRKTSKQRKHKRNTHSALDAQNLVTCKNCTSMIEQHVTCYRCGFYKGKKVAGYTCLNDRVQ; encoded by the coding sequence ATGGCAATTGTACCAAAACGTAAAACTAGTAAACAACGTAAACACAAAAGAAATACACATTCTGCCTTAGATGCACAAAATCTAGTAACCTGCAAAAATTGCACAAGCATGATTGAGCAACACGTTACTTGTTATCGTTGTGGATTTTATAAAGGCAAAAAAGTTGCTGGTTACACCTGTTTAAACGACAGAGTTCAATAA
- the ruvA gene encoding Holliday junction branch migration protein RuvA produces the protein MTLYKIGEIVYKNNNNIILESKGEGNLVTICDNSRYSKGEKLKLYLYEVKNDYIQQTYGFKTFKERLLFTDLISIDKIGPKTAMLILDQNWELVANLIAEGDWKEISKINYISDKSAKLICVELKDKWAKIIQNKEVKKFDDITNIKELKQTLNKLGFKASDIDYAVNNISSTKELDLMVEESINLITTQMHANNQTT, from the coding sequence ATGACGCTATATAAAATAGGTGAAATAGTTTATAAAAACAATAACAATATTATTTTAGAATCAAAAGGTGAAGGAAATCTAGTAACCATTTGTGATAACTCAAGATATTCAAAAGGCGAAAAGCTTAAGCTATATTTATACGAAGTTAAAAATGATTATATCCAGCAAACTTATGGATTTAAAACTTTTAAAGAAAGGCTGCTTTTCACTGATTTAATTTCAATTGATAAAATCGGGCCTAAAACTGCGATGTTAATTTTAGATCAAAATTGAGAGCTGGTGGCTAATTTAATAGCCGAAGGGGATTGAAAAGAAATTTCTAAAATTAATTATATTAGCGATAAAAGTGCGAAGCTAATTTGCGTGGAGCTAAAAGATAAATGAGCCAAAATAATTCAAAACAAAGAAGTTAAAAAATTCGATGATATCACCAACATCAAAGAACTAAAACAAACTTTAAATAAACTTGGCTTTAAAGCAAGCGATATCGACTATGCGGTTAATAATATCTCTTCAACTAAAGAGCTTGACTTAATGGTTGAAGAAAGCATTAATTTAATTACAACTCAAATGCATGCAAATAACCAGACCACATAA
- the ruvB gene encoding Holliday junction branch migration DNA helicase RuvB, with protein sequence MQITRPHNFETFIGQKNLISTLKAMIESSKKQNKVLNHILFYGMPGMGKTSLAGIIANETKNKIHFIQGSNLEKKSDLINILSVINENDIVFIDEIHSINKNIIEFLYSAMEDFVFDLIIGTESNAKALRMKIKPFTLIGATTKINEMDQPFKDRFGYIARFVSYNAEDMKQIIRNSIKLLNINLGEEHFDFVASYSRNTPRIVNHLLERINDFAIVKNARIIDKKIIKKTFKSLDLYEYGLTKDHVEYLQLLRDGFDSKPVSLDTLSGVLIHPKEVLVNEIEPILLYLKLITKTSKGRMISSKGITYLLKEKLIW encoded by the coding sequence ATGCAAATAACCAGACCACATAACTTTGAAACCTTTATTGGTCAAAAGAATTTAATTTCAACTTTAAAGGCAATGATTGAAAGCTCTAAAAAACAAAATAAAGTATTAAATCACATTTTGTTTTATGGAATGCCTGGAATGGGTAAAACCTCGCTAGCAGGAATTATTGCTAATGAAACTAAAAATAAAATTCATTTTATTCAAGGCTCAAATTTAGAGAAAAAATCCGATTTAATAAATATTCTAAGCGTGATAAATGAAAACGACATAGTGTTCATTGACGAAATTCACTCTATCAATAAAAACATTATTGAATTTTTATATTCAGCTATGGAAGATTTTGTCTTTGATTTAATTATTGGAACCGAAAGCAATGCTAAAGCGCTAAGAATGAAAATTAAGCCTTTTACTTTAATAGGAGCCACCACTAAAATAAACGAAATGGATCAGCCTTTTAAGGACCGTTTTGGCTATATTGCGCGCTTTGTTTCATATAACGCAGAAGATATGAAACAAATAATTAGAAATTCAATAAAACTTTTAAATATTAATTTGGGCGAAGAGCATTTTGATTTCGTAGCAAGCTATTCTAGAAATACACCAAGAATTGTTAATCATTTGCTCGAGCGTATTAACGATTTTGCGATAGTTAAAAACGCTAGAATCATTGACAAAAAAATTATTAAAAAAACTTTTAAGAGCTTAGATTTGTATGAATATGGTCTTACTAAAGATCACGTAGAGTATTTGCAACTACTGCGTGATGGTTTTGACTCAAAGCCAGTTTCATTAGATACGCTAAGTGGAGTTTTAATTCATCCTAAAGAAGTTTTAGTTAATGAAATAGAACCTATTTTGCTTTATTTAAAGCTAATTACTAAAACCTCAAAAGGAAGAATGATATCTTCCAAAGGAATAACTTATCTTTTAAAAGAAAAGCTAATATGATAG
- a CDS encoding IS30 family transposase, which produces MNYNTKKYSRLNLEKRYQISFLFNVQKESISKIAQTLNIHKSTISRELKRNLDNFGHYFCEVAQQKTNLRKKYRSLFKHHWALENEFDQKFQKYYNKNIHGVKATINKIKTENPKMKTPSFQTIYRWIKTTKWIFRPSNKLRQYYKKGGKRTKTISRLLDVNKYVLPIWARRKSINTRKEFGHWEMDLVIGKKAHKKQNLLVIVERKSRLGLAIKVVSKNPFEIHKKLNMLIKKYDLTIKSITIDNGIEFEKISIFGKQKDIQIYRAEPYASFQRGSNEHFNGLIRRFFKKGTDFNDVSDDLLEDVVNQINEMPREIFNWDNSKNLFLKEKLNHNKENFI; this is translated from the coding sequence ATGAATTATAACACTAAAAAATATTCAAGATTAAATTTAGAAAAAAGATACCAAATAAGTTTTTTATTTAATGTACAAAAAGAATCTATTTCCAAAATAGCACAAACATTAAATATTCACAAAAGTACTATTTCTAGAGAATTAAAAAGAAATTTAGATAATTTTGGTCATTATTTTTGCGAAGTTGCACAACAAAAAACAAATTTAAGAAAAAAATATAGGTCTTTATTTAAACATCATTGAGCATTAGAAAATGAATTTGATCAAAAATTTCAAAAATATTACAACAAAAACATTCACGGTGTAAAAGCTACTATTAATAAAATAAAAACAGAAAATCCAAAAATGAAAACTCCTTCATTTCAAACAATTTATAGGTGAATAAAAACTACAAAATGAATTTTTAGACCAAGCAATAAACTTCGTCAATATTACAAAAAAGGTGGGAAAAGAACTAAAACAATTTCAAGGTTATTAGATGTAAACAAATATGTTTTACCTATTTGAGCAAGAAGAAAATCAATAAATACAAGAAAAGAATTTGGACATTGAGAAATGGATTTAGTTATCGGTAAAAAAGCACATAAAAAACAAAATCTTTTAGTTATTGTTGAAAGAAAATCAAGATTAGGTTTAGCTATAAAAGTTGTTTCTAAAAATCCTTTTGAAATTCATAAAAAATTAAATATGTTAATTAAAAAATATGATTTAACAATAAAATCCATAACAATCGATAACGGAATTGAATTTGAAAAAATAAGTATTTTTGGAAAACAAAAAGATATTCAAATATATAGAGCAGAACCTTATGCTTCTTTTCAAAGAGGTAGCAATGAACATTTTAATGGTTTAATAAGAAGGTTTTTTAAAAAAGGAACTGATTTTAATGATGTTTCTGATGATTTATTAGAAGATGTTGTAAATCAAATAAATGAAATGCCAAGAGAAATTTTTAATTGAGATAATTCTAAAAATTTATTTTTAAAAGAAAAACTCAATCATAATAAAGAAAACTTTATATAA